Proteins encoded by one window of Desulfatiglans sp.:
- a CDS encoding NAD(P)H-dependent oxidoreductase subunit E, which yields MPVTACKECACETSEEQLIEQFIDILKDYRVEPGSLIPLLQTAQRMLGYLPVKVLKQIALKLDKPYSEVAGVVTFYSFFRTTPKGKNLIRVCLGTSCYVRGGKEVLEACKKQLNIDVGQTTEDRLFSLDVGRCFGACGLAPVMLVNDTVHQRVKPSKIGEILSYYKEKEKVSEK from the coding sequence ATGCCTGTTACAGCCTGTAAAGAATGTGCCTGTGAAACATCCGAGGAACAATTAATTGAACAATTTATTGATATCTTAAAAGATTATCGGGTAGAACCGGGATCACTCATCCCGCTTCTTCAGACCGCCCAGAGGATGCTGGGCTACCTTCCTGTAAAGGTGCTTAAACAAATAGCCCTAAAACTGGATAAGCCCTACAGCGAAGTGGCAGGTGTTGTCACTTTTTACTCTTTTTTTAGAACTACTCCCAAGGGCAAAAACCTGATTCGTGTCTGCCTGGGTACCTCCTGTTATGTCCGTGGTGGAAAGGAGGTGCTGGAGGCCTGCAAAAAACAGTTGAATATAGATGTGGGTCAGACAACCGAAGACAGGCTTTTTTCACTTGATGTTGGCAGGTGTTTCGGAGCCTGTGGACTGGCCCCGGTTATGCTGGTGAATGATACTGTTCATCAAAGGGTAAAACCCTCCAAAATAGGTGAGATACTTTCGTATTATAAAGAAAAAGAAAAGGTCAGCGAAAAATAA